A single region of the Mus caroli chromosome 16, CAROLI_EIJ_v1.1, whole genome shotgun sequence genome encodes:
- the Tbc1d23 gene encoding TBC1 domain family member 23 — protein sequence MAEGEELLPLSTSGGDSWEKDLEEALEAGGCDLETLRNIIQGRPLPAELRAKVWKIALNVAGKGDSLASWDGILDLPEQNTIHKDCLEFIEQLSVPEEKAAELLLDIESVITFYCKSRSVKYSTSLSWTHLLKPLICLQLPRSDLYNCFYAIMNKYIPRDCSLKGRPFHLFRLLIQYHEPELCSFLDTKKITPDSYALNWLGSLFAHYCSTEVTQAIWDGYLQQADPFFIYFLMLIILVNTKEVILAQESDSKEEVIRFLESTPSSLNLEDIEDLFSLAQYYCSKTPASFRKDNHHLFGSTLLGIKDDEADLSQALCLAVSVSEILQANQLQGEGVRFFVVDCRPAEQYNAGHLATAFHLDSDLVSPSARLMFWERRDLPLASSYREDMYMNMVLAHFLQKNKEYVSIASGGFMALQQHLADINVEGPESGYGHWIASTSGSRGSISSVDGESCNGSNDRGMKSLVNKMTVALKTKSVNVREKVISFIENTSTPVDRMSFNLPWPDRSCTERHVSSSDRVGKPYRGVKPVFSIGDEEEYDTDEIDSSSMSDDDRKEVVNIQTWINKPDIKHHFPCKEVKESGHMFPSHLLVTATHMYCLREILSRKGLAYIQSRQALNSVVKITSKKKHPELITFKYGNSSASGIEILAIERYLIPNAGDATRAIKQQIMKVLDALES from the exons ggaaAAAGATCTTGAAGAAGCCCTTGAAGCAGGAGGTTGTGATCTTGAAACTTTGAGAAATATAATTCAAGGGAGGCCACTGCCTGCTGAGCTGAGGGCCAAGGTTTGGAAG attGCTCTGAACGTTGCAGGGAAAGGTGATAGTTTGGCATCATGGGATGGTATTTTAGACTTGCCCGAGCAGAACACTATTCATAAAGATTGCCTTGAGTTTATCG AGCAGCTCTCAGTGCCAGAGGAGAAGGCAGCAGAATTACTCCTGGATATTGAATCTGTAATTACTTTTTACTGTAAATCACGCAGCGTTAAATACAGCACATCCCTGAGCTGGACTCATCTACTGAAACCATTGATCTGTCTCCAGCTGCCTCGCAGTGACCTATACAACTGTTTCTATGCCATCATGAATAAGTACATTCCCAG GGATTGTTCCCTGAAGGGGAGGCCATTTCATCTCTTCCGGTTGCTCATCCAGTACCACGAGCCTgagctttgttcttttcttgaCACAAAGAAAATCACCCCAGACTCCTATGCACTCAACTGG CTCGGGAGCCTTTTTGCACATTACTGTTCCACTGAAGTCACCCAGGCGATATGGGACGGATATCTACAGCAAGCGGATccgttttttatttatttcttaatgttaATTATCCTTGTTAATACAAA AGAAGTTATTTTAGCACAAGAGTCTGACAGCAAAGAAGAAGTTATCC GCTTTTTGGAAAGTACCCCGTCCAGCCTGAATCTGGAAGACATAGAAGACCTTTTCTCTTTGGCTCAGTATTACTGTAGTAAGACGCCAGCTTCTTTTAGGAAG GATAACCATCATCTCTTTGGTAGCACCCTCCTGGGGATCAAGGACGATGAGGCAGATCTGAGCCAGGCTCTGTGTCTGGCTGTTTCAGTATCAGAGATCCTTCAAGCTAATCAGCTGCAAGGG GAAGGGGTCCGGTTCTTCGTGGTGGACTGCCGTCCTGCGGAGCAGTACAACGCTGGGCATCTGGCAACCGCCTTCCACCTAGACTCAGACTTGGTTAGTCCAAGTGCACGTCTGATGTTTTGGGAGAGACGGGATCTCCCTCTGGCTTCTAGCTA cagagaagaCATGTACATGAACATGGTCCTCGCACACTTCTTACAG aaaaacaaagaatatgttAGTATTGCCAGTGGAGGATTTATGG CCCTTCAGCAGCACCTGGCAGACATAAATGTGGAGGGACCAGAAAGTGGATACGGCCATTGGATTGCCAGTACCTCAGGGTCAAGGGGCAGCATCAGCTCTGTTGAT GGTGAATCCTGTAATGGTTCCAATGATAGAGGGATGAAATCCCTCGTCAATAAAATGACTGTGGCTCTAAAGACAAAATCCGTTAACGTTAGGGAAAAGGTCATTAGCTTTATTGAGAACACATCGACTCCTGTGGACCG AATGTCTTTCAATCTTCCCTGGCCAGACAGATCATGTACAGAGCG GCACGTGAGCAGCAGCGACAGAGTGGGCAAGCCTTACCGTGGAGTGAAGCCTGTGTTCAGCATCGGCGATGAAGAGGAATATGACACAG aTGAAATCGACAGCTCATCCATGTCAGATGATGATAGAAAAGAGGTTGTCAACATCCAGACCTGGATCAACAAGCCGGACATCAAGCATCACTTTCCCTGtaaagaagttaaagaaagtGGACATATGTTTCCTAG cCATCTGTTGGTTACCGCCACACATATGTACTGCTTACGGGAGATTCTTTCGAGGAAAGGACTGGCTTACATCCAGTCTCGGCAAGCACTAAATTCTGTAGTGAAAATTACGTCCAAAAAAAAACATCCCGAGCTAATTACCTTCAAGTATGGAAACAGCAGTGCTTCCGGGATAGAAATCTTGGCTATTGAAAG GTATTTGATTCCAAATGCAGGAGATGCTACCAGAGCCATAAAACAGCAGATCATGAAAGTGTTGGATGCTTTGGAAAGTTAA